A stretch of Cyanobacterium sp. HL-69 DNA encodes these proteins:
- a CDS encoding Agropine synthesis reductase, whose protein sequence is MKVILISGASRGIGLKVAEQLIKENYCLSLGVRNPADLDNSVFVNHERVLIHPYEATNKQSPLDWVKATVDKFGSIDGVINCAGILKKVQFEDDNEEELDSLWEINVKAPWRLTRAAFPYLKQSGEGRIINLVSMSGKRVKGTLAGYSASKFAFLALSQSMRNVGWDDGIRATAICPSFVNTDMVKEVNLAPQMMTQPEDVAKVISTVLSLPNTAYIGEVLINFGLEK, encoded by the coding sequence ATGAAAGTAATTTTAATTAGTGGTGCAAGTAGAGGTATCGGTTTAAAAGTTGCTGAACAATTAATAAAGGAAAATTATTGCCTCAGTCTTGGGGTGAGAAATCCTGCTGATTTGGATAATAGTGTTTTTGTTAACCATGAAAGGGTGCTAATTCATCCCTACGAAGCTACCAATAAACAATCTCCTCTGGATTGGGTAAAAGCTACCGTTGATAAGTTTGGAAGCATTGATGGGGTGATTAACTGTGCAGGAATTTTGAAAAAAGTACAGTTTGAGGATGATAACGAGGAAGAGTTAGATAGTCTTTGGGAAATTAATGTTAAAGCCCCTTGGCGACTCACTAGGGCGGCTTTTCCCTATCTGAAACAGTCAGGGGAAGGAAGAATCATTAATCTTGTATCCATGTCGGGAAAAAGGGTAAAAGGTACTTTGGCAGGGTATTCCGCCAGTAAGTTTGCTTTTCTTGCCCTCAGTCAGAGTATGCGCAATGTAGGCTGGGATGATGGTATTCGAGCAACGGCAATTTGTCCTAGTTTTGTCAACACAGATATGGTAAAAGAAGTTAATCTTGCTCCTCAAATGATGACTCAGCCCGAAGATGTTGCCAAGGTAATTAGTACCGTTTTAAGTTTACCAAATACCGCTTATATTGGCGAAGTTTTAATTAATTTTGGTTTAGAAAAATAA